The proteins below come from a single Eucalyptus grandis isolate ANBG69807.140 chromosome 3, ASM1654582v1, whole genome shotgun sequence genomic window:
- the LOC104438873 gene encoding disease resistance protein RPV1-like gives MGNRFSKQQLKRLRDTDASSPTISKKQRHEKLVKLQSEQRESELPLLLPSSDSLEKIDVPSTSGANSDLSASSTSVNGNNYYVFLSFRGPDTRKGFVDHLYQRLKAVGLRCHTNPVFRDDEDLPFGENIGENLISAIERSKVSIPVISENYTNSEWCLRELIHIMKCKESRGQMVLPVLYKVTPKDVRHLEGGFGKAFKSCKDKFEEEVKQQGPLALRKAVDLRVFETEKFADGHEGELVNELVEIILREQQHDFQPHLPVNLVAIEDHVAEVMKLVDLACPDTRLIGIWGMGGIGKTALATIIYKKLFDKFQYRSSLQDIREEINRKGVEHVQSLLISEITTNPLRSVHKFDIGIAMIQLCCENKKVLILLDDVGHQDHLDKLIGGCNFGLGSRIIITCRDKALLKSEYKSYELKEMNPEDSLILFNRCAFEGEQHPTGLTDLSRDIVATTGGLPLALKVIGSLLNGEKDQMVWRERLEKLRNVPIEDVQEKLRISYDTLKHEEKQMFLDIACFFIGTDKRIATYFWADLKFFPRTGLQILINCSLIKIDNKKWLGMHNQLRDLGRALTCPVEKKPWERNRLWDEEAMGVLQRKMENLKVLNLSRCTGLKSTPNLSVFKKLEMLILEDCIFLEEIDPSIRDVKRLVYLNLSYCERLKKLPDQLDKLENLEELLVDYTMIKEIPPCIGYLKQLKRFSACGCSQLTEVPVSLGDYDKLPPIPPSIGKLGELVVLNLIRASITGLPESTGELNKLKILNLHGSKIERLPSSIGKLQSLEELHASHCYNLEGQIHVDKGGLSSLKILDLNCTHKISGVPENLDQLHSLEHLDLRFCGELESLPKPPFSLSSLWLTCRSNELPSLSHLKHLQELAIFKCMSLQSIPELPSCIRTLSVWVCPKLERFPNLSDLEFLSKLQLELCNGLKKLDGLEAFKSLRELNLSIRPELSIGYGVDVEDAKVDNLHAISDLEQLGSLEVLNISGRKHIQVLDLSKSKHLKRLNVRDCKSLVEIRCPSKFLEHFDRHGCESLEKFPDFLPHNGHYF, from the exons aTGGGAAATCGTTTCTCAAAGCAACAGCTCAAGCGTCTTAGAGATACCGATGCTTCGAGTCCCACCATTTCGAAGAAACAAAGACACGAAAAACTGGTTAAATTACAGTCGGAGCAGCGCGAGAGCGAattgcctcttcttcttccctcttcggACTCTTTGGAGAAGATCGATGTGCCATCGACGTCCGGAGCAAATTCTGACCTATCCGCTTCGTCCACCTCTGTAAATGGAAACAATTACTATgtattcttgagctttagagggcCTGATACTCGCAAAGGCTTCGTCGATCACCTCTACCAAAGACTCAAAGCTGTGGGCCTGAGGTGCCATACAAACCCTGTCTTCAGAGATGATGAAGACCTCCCCTTCGGCGAGAATATTGGTGAAAATCTCATTAGTGCAATCGAGCGCTCTAAGGTTTCAATCCCAGTCATCTCGGAAAATTATACTAATAGCGAATGGTGCCTCCGCGAGCTCATCCATATAATGAAGTGCAAGGAAAGCAGAGGACAAATGGTCTTGCCCGTGCTTTACAAGGTGACACCCAAGGATGTGCGACACCTAGAGGGGGGCTTTGGAAAGGCCTTCAAATCCTGTAAGGATAAATTTGAGGAGGAGGTCAAGCAACAGGGGCCGCTAGCTCTCAGAAAGGCAGTTGATCTTAGAGTATTCGAAACAGAGAAATTTGCTGATGG GCATGAAGGGGAATTGGTAAATGAACTCGTAGAAATAATATTGCGTGAGCAGCAACATGATTTTCAACCACATCTTCCCGTAAACTTGGTTGCAATCGAGGATCATGTGGCTGAGGTTATGAAATTGGTGGATCTTGCTTGCCCAGACACTCGACTTATTGGGATTTGGGGGATGGGCGGCATCGGTAAGACAGCTCTGGCTACGATCATCTATAAAAAGCTTTTTGACAAGTTTCAGTACCGCAGCTCTCTCCAGGATATTAGAGAAGAAATTAATCGCAAGGGTGTTGAGCATGTCCAATCTCTACTCATCTCAGAGATAACAACAAACCCTCTCCGTAGCGTGCATAAGTTTGATATAGGGATTGCAATGATTCAATTATGTTGTGAAAATAAGAAAGTACTTATTCTTCTTGACGATGTGGGTCATCAAGACCACCTTGATAAATTGATTGGAGGTTGTAATTTCGGGTTAGGAAGTCGAATCATTATTACATGTCGAGATAAGGCCCTCTTGAAGTCTGAATATAAAAGTTATGAACTCAAAGAAATGAATCCCGAGGACTCTTTGATTCTATTTAATAGGTGTGCATTTGAAGGGGAACAACATCCCACAGGACTCACGGATCTTTCTCGTGATATTGTTGCCACCACAGGAGGGCTTCCCTTAGCCCTCAAGGTTATAGGTTCACTTCTCAATggagaaaaagatcaaatggtgTGGAGAGAGAGGCTGGAGAAATTGAGGAATGTACCTATTGAGGATGTACAAGAAAAGTTGAGGATAAGTTATGATACATTAAAGCATGAAGAGAAACAGATGTTTCTagatattgcatgttttttcattggaaCTGACAAAAGAATTGCCACCTACTTTTGGGCGGATCTCAAATTCTTCCCAAGAACCGGATTACAAATATTGATTAACtgttcattaataaaaattgataataagAAGTGGTTGGGAATGCATAATCAACTAAGAGATTTAGGTAGGGCTCTCACCTGTCCAGTAGAGAAGAAGCCTTGGGAACGGAACAGACTATGGGATGAGGAAGCAATGGGAGTTCTACAACGCAAG ATGGAGAATTTGAAAGTTCTCAATCTTTCGCGATGCACAGGATTAAAGAGCACCCCTAATCTCTCCgtgtttaaaaaattagagatgcTAATCCTTGAAGACTGtatttttttggaggaaattgACCCTTCCATTAGAGATGTCAAGCGCCTCGTTTACTTGAACTTGAGTTATTGTGAGAGACTTAAGAAATTACCTGATCAACTGGACAAACTAGAAAATTTGGAGGAACTTCTCGTAGACTACACTATGATAAAAGAAATCCCTCCATGTATAGGATATCTGAAGCAGCTGAAGAGGTTTAGTGCCTGTGGGTGTTCACAACTTACTGAAGTTCCCGTATCATTAGGGGATTACGACAAGTTGCCACCGATCCCTCCTTCAATTGGGAAGTTGGGAGAATTGGTTGTGCTGAACTTGATACGTGCATCGATTACGGGATTGCCCGAATCTACTGGggaattaaacaaattgaaaattctgaaCCTTCATGGTAGCAAGATAGAAAGGTTACCGAGCTctattggaaaattgcaaagcCTCGAAGAGTTGCATGCCTCCCACTGCTATAACCTTGAAGGACAGATTCATGTGGATAAAGGTGGATTGTCTTCTCTAAAGATCCTTGATTTAAACTGCACACACAAAATTTCTGGCGTGCCGGAAAACTTAGATCAGCTTCATTCTCTCGAGCACCTCGATTTACGTTTCTGTGGAGAGCTTGAGTCACTCCCAAAACCTCCTTTTAGCTTATCATCCCTGTGGCTCACCTGTCGGAGCAATGAGCTGCCATCGCTCTCTCACCTCAAGCATCTACAGGAGCTCGCTATTTTCAAATGCATGTCTCTTCAAAGCATCCCAGAGCTTCCCTCCTGCATACGGACGCTTAGCGTTTGGGTATGTCCCAAATTGGAAAGGTTCCCAAATCTTTccgatttggaatttttgtcgAAATTACAGCTCGAACTTTGCAATggattgaagaaattggatggaCTGGAAGCTTTTAAATCTCTAAGAGAGTTGAACTTATCCATACGCCCAGAGCTCTCCATCGGCTACGGCGTTGATGTAGAGGATGCAAAGGTAGATAATCTCCATGCGATAAGCGACCTTGAACAATTGGGATCCCTGGAAGTGCTAAATATCTCTGGGCGCAAGCACATTCAAGTATTGGACCTTTCAAAGTCGAAGCATCTGAAGCGGTTGAATGTTAGGGATTGCAAAAGCTTAGTTGAAATTCGCTGCCCTAGTAAATTCCTGGAGCACTTTGATAGGCATGGGTGCGAGTCACTCGAGAAATTTCCTGACTTTTTACCCCACAACGGCCATTATTTTTAA